In Bacillota bacterium, the following are encoded in one genomic region:
- the rplV gene encoding 50S ribosomal protein L22 gives MEAKAVARYVRIAPRKARVVMDLIRGKSVQEAMGILRFMPKRGSRLIEKVLTSAVANAQNNLDLDPSELYVVRAYVDEGPTLKRYRPRRMGQAFPILKRTSHITVVVGEK, from the coding sequence ATGGAAGCGAAAGCAGTTGCTCGCTATGTGCGTATTGCCCCACGGAAAGCGCGCGTGGTTATGGATCTTATCCGTGGCAAGAGTGTGCAGGAGGCTATGGGGATTCTGCGGTTTATGCCTAAGCGAGGTTCACGCCTGATAGAGAAAGTGTTAACATCAGCCGTGGCTAATGCACAAAACAACCTTGATCTTGATCCGTCGGAGCTATACGTGGTGCGAGCTTATGTAGATGAAGGGCCGACGCTAAAACGCTATCGCCCCCGACGCATGGGGCAGGCATTCCCGATTTTAAAGCGCACCAGTCATATAACCGTTGTGGTCGGCGAAAAGTAA